CTTTTGAGATTTTCTCCATTTTGCTCTAGTCGATAGCTGTGTGAGATATTCATTTTTCCACTGAGTCCAAATATCATTGTAGATTTTTTGTACTAAGTACCAACGAGTTCTGAGATCACTTTCCGTATCATATAAGGTCAAATTGGGCCCGCTTGCCAAAAAGTGAGCCGGGGTTAGAAAATTTATGTCCTCAGGATCTTCTGATAAGGGGCAGAGTGGTCGCGAGTTTAAACAGGCTTCAAGTTGGGATAATAGTGTACTGTACTCTTCGTATGTCAATTTCTGCTCTCCGACGACCCTCTTTAAATGATGTTTTAAGCTCTTTACAGCGGCTTCCCACAGCCCGCCTGCAGATGGCCAGGATGGGGCGTTGAAATGCCACTCGATGTTCATCTCAGAGATAGCGGCGAGGTTGTCCTGGCTTGATAAGATTCTGGAGATTTCGGAGTACTCTTGTCTAAGGATTTTATTAGCTCCTATAAAGTTCGTTCCTTGATCACTGTAGAGGTGACCAGGAAGACCCTTTCTTGCCGACATACGTCTGAGCGCTGCAATAAACGCTGACGCAGTAAGGTCGGACACTAACTCCAGGTGTATGGCCTTAGTTACCATACAGACAAATACTGCGACATATCCTTTGGTTGTTTTTATGCCACGACCCTTATTAGCTTTTACTAAAATATGTCCAGTATAGTCTAATCCTGTATGGTAGAAAGGTCGACTGGGAATTATTCGGGATGGGGGTAAGTCTCCCATCAGCTGATTTTTCAGTATGGGTTCGTTTTTACGACACTTGACGCACATTCTTAGCCGCTTCTTGGTAGATCTGTTGCCGCCGAGTATCCAATATTTTTGCCTAATAAATCCCGCCGTCATCTTAACTCCGCCGTGGAAGACAAGCTTGTGAGATTCGTCTATAATGAGATCTGCCAGTTTTGACTGATTTGGGATGATGATGGGATGTTTAATATCGGGACTCAAATGCGAATGTTTCAGCCGTCCACCGACACGTAATATTCCGTCGGCGTCTAAAATAGGATTAAGATTTAAGATCtggcttttattatttagagatTCGCCGTTCTGGAGATGTGAGATTTCTTTAAAAAAGTACTCCTGTTGCACTTGTTTTATTAACATATTTGTTGCGCGTTTGAGATCTTGCAATGTAAGGTAAGTCACGTTATTATTTCGGTGTAAATATATGTCAATGAATTTGTTAACGTAGGCTATAACTCGTATTACAGTTCTCAgtttactaattttatttaataattgtttaattatAGAGGTATTGAAGTTTGTAGTGGCGATGTTTACTAACTTCTTTTTCCTGAGATCTTCCGTCGTGTCATAGGATACATCGACAGGATAATTTTCGGGATCGAAGGAAGGTAGCCAGCTGGGTCCTTTCCACCAAAGAGAATGTTCAGCTAATTGGGCTGCTGATAAACTGCGGCTTGCGCAGTCAGCAGAATTTTCTTTAGATTTGACGTATCGCCAGTTATCTCTAGGGATTACGTCACATATTTTTCTCACCCTTGTCGCTACAAAGGGTTTCCATTTTTCGGGATCGCCTTTTAGCCATCCAAGCACTGCCATAGAATCTACCCAGCCATAAACTTGAACCTGATAGCTTGATAATGAAGATATAATTTTTTCCATAAGCTTAGTCAGTAAGAGAGCTCCGCAGAGTTCTAATCGTGGGATTGATTGAGATTTTTTCAGAGGTACAACTCTTGATTTTCCCGCAACTAAGGATATTTGCGCTATATCGTTTCTTAGGATCCTGCAATATACAACGCATGCGTAGGCTTTTGTGCTGGCGTCGCAAAAACCGTGAAGTTCGATGACATCCGACTCTTGAGTTCGAATCCAGCGGGGTATCTTAAATTGAGATATATGGGGTAAATCCGCCTTGATGTTGTTCCATTCTAGGGCAATATCCCGTGGAACGGTTTGGTCCCAAGTCAGCTCGGTTTTCCATGTTTCTTGGAATAGGATTTTGAGCTTTATAGTGACCGGAGATAGCCAGCCTAAGGGATCGAAGATTTTTGAGATTTCCGAAAGCAGTTGTCGTTTGGTTGGGGCGTCGTCGGTTCTTATCTCTATtggatgaaaaataaaaatatcacttTTGGGATTCCACCGAAGGCCCAAAGCTTTCGTAGATTCAGGCTGCTTGAAATAAAATTCTTCTTTTTGCAGATCAATAGGGATATCGGACAGTTCAAGTAAGTTTGAACGCCATTTTCTTAAGTTAAAACCACCAGCCTTGAGAAGAGTGGTCAtttcttctttaatttttcttgCAGACTCAGCAGAATGTGCCCCATACATAAGGTCATCCATATAAAacgatttttctaaaatatcCGGGGCACAGCTGTTAAGGTAATTAGGCCGTTCATCCGAAGCGAGCTGCTTAAGGGTCATCATAGCGAGAAAAGGTGCCGCCTTAGTCCCGTAGGTTACAGTCGCTAGTTGGTATTCCTGTAGAGGTTGAGATCGATGACTTCTCCATATGATTTTCTGAAGGTTCTGATGGTCAGGATGTAGCCATATATTACGAAACATTTTTTCAACATCGCTGGTTAAAGCATATTTAAATTGCCGCCATTTTAGTATAAGGCTAAGGAGATCTTGTTGGAGATTCGGCCCTCTGTGCATGAGATCATTGAGGCTTAGTCCAGATGTTGTAGCTGCTGATGCATTAAAAACTACTCTAAGTTTTGTGCTTAGTGATTCATCACGAAGTACACAATGGTGTGATAGGTAACAACCTGGAGTTATGTCAGCGTTAGCCGCGACGGGGGTCATATGTCCGAGTTCAATATACTCAGACATAAACAATTTGTAATCATGTGCTAGGTCAGGTTTtccaattaatttattttcaatttgaaagAATTGCGCTATAGCCTTTGTTTTCGATTCACCTAAGTTTTCCTGGAAATTATCTTTTAAGGGCAATTTTACTACGTAGCTGCCATCCTCGCGCCTTGAGGTTGTAGATTTGAAAAGGTCGATGCATTTTTGGTCTTCTTCAGATATCGATGAAGGGTCTTGAATATCCTCGATTTCCCAAAACTGCTGGATCTCGGAGATATTATTTAGGATGAGGTTGCATTGAAAGGTTTTGGAACTTTTGCAGCTACCGCTTAAGATCCAGCCCAGCTGAGTTTGCTGAGCCATAGGTAGGTTACCTTGGGGTCGGCAGATGCCATCTAATAGGATAAGAGAGTAGACATCAGCGCCAAATAGGATATCGACCGGCCGACTTTTATAAAATTCAGGGCTTAGTAAAAGTAGAACTCGGCAAGTTGGTTACCAAGCGCTTCATAATAAACACGTCGGTTTCAAAGGTAAAATCATTTATAAGTGACATGCACTTAATAGAGATCATGCCTTTACATATATTCTCAATGTTCCCGACTCCTGAAATATAGCCGCTGCATTTTTTACGGGGTAATTTTAAGATCTGAGCAGCCCTTTCGGTAATGATTGAGGTTTGGGATCCTTGATCCAAAAGGACTCTCATTTTATGATAAGATCCATCAGCTgcttgtactttaataattgctGTGGCAAGTAATATTTCTGCAGGGTTATTGTCCGATGACTTCAAGTCTTGATCAGGCAATTTCGTAATCGTGGCTGTATACTTTGGCCCCGATCCGACGTCCGGCGTAGTATTCGCTGAGTTGTATGATTCGTGAAGTATGGTATTATGCGCCTTATTGCATTCTCTACATTTTAACTCGGAAAGGCATTTTCTAGTTCCATGATTATGTAAACAATTGACACAAAGGTGGGTTCAAATTATTAATAGCATTTTTGCGTTCCGAAGGTTGAATTTTTAATAACTCCGAACAATTATGAATGCGATGACTTGACGAAAAGCAAAAATTACACGTCTTGCGGCTATGATTTCCAGAATTCGACGATTGcataagattaattttatttgtagaataattattactataattaagttttaagttagggttaaagtatttattataagATTTTTGGTCATTTATATGACCTTTAGATGACGTTGGAAATTGTTGAGTAAAAGGATAAGATCGAGATGAGGGTCCTTGACTGGAACTTTCTTGTTTCTTCCTTGAGGTGTCTAAGGAcatgaatttattttctataaaTTGTAGGAATTGTTCCAGTACAGGCAATTCTCTAGGCGATTTTAGGGAATCGATATAATCTTCATTGGTTTCAGGATCTAATTTTTCCGCTAAAATACACACTAGGAAAGGATCCCACGTAGAGACGTCGATCCCGAGATTTTTTATGGCATTCACGCTCTCGTTAGTCGTATCGTGGATGCGCTTGAGATGATAGATAGACCTATGCTGGCTCACAGGGATATTTAGGATGTTCTTGAGATGAGATGTAAAGATACGTCGCTTATTGTCGTAGCGATGCGTGAGGATGTTCCAGCACACGGGATAATTACTGGAACTGATTTGGAGATGCTGAATCAGCTTTTCAGGCTCGCCTTTCACCTTGCTCTTCAGGAACTGCATCTTCTGGGCGCAGGAAAGCGAAGGATTGTTGTGAATAGTCTCCGTGAAGAGATCCTTAAAGGCGACCCATTCAGTGTAGTTTCCTGCAAAAGTTGGGATTTCCATCTTCGGAGTAGATTTTTCTATATGCGCCACGGACCACATTTTTTGATTAATATCTCTTttgagatttttataatatttttcgtaGGATGTAAACTGTTCTTCATATTGGGTGTTTGAGCCGTTGAGCTCATTGTCCAGCTCCCAGTGCAAGGAATCAATGGCAGACCAACGGTTTTTGAGGTTTACTAGGATATCCTCAAACTcccatttttccgtgataagaTTGAGATCGATAGCTTGCGCTTCTCGTGAAAAGGCTCTAAAATTAGTAGCTTGCTTCCTCAGCAAGTCTTCTACATTGCTCGCGTCGGAGCTGACCTTCTGAGGTGGATTTGAGGATGAAAAGCCTGCAGGAGCAGTTGAAGGCGTGGTATGAAACGCAGGTGGTTTTAAAACCGGGGTTTGCGGCCTATCAATTTTAGGATTGTAGTTTTGAATAGccgcttttattttattatatttaatttttaattgttcgTACTGATTAGACGTAAAATACGCATGAGATTGATCACCGAAAGACAGCAAATTCATATGATTATTATGAAACTCTGTAAAGTATTGCTCTAAGTTATCTAACCGCCGACGAAGATAGTCGGGGGTTTTCCTATCTGCTCCATCCTTTTTAAAGTTGGAGTACAGTGAATCCACTGCATCGATGATTTGCTGCTGTGTCGCTAAGATGTCTTCCATCTTCGCCAGGATAATAAAAAAGGAAAGATCTTACTTGTGAGTTCAGCAAACCGCTAGCTCGTCGATTGCCCTTCCGCGGCACAGAGGTTACAGGATACACGGTGAGCTGGTAGCGCGCTGAGGATCCGGGAGCACCGGACCGCGAGATGATGGCACCGTCAGAACACCGGAGTCACACGGGATCAGAGTTCAGTGGCACCCTTCCAGGTACCGGGATTGCACGAGATCACGAGATAAACTGTTCTCCTAAGATACTGAGTTCGTACGCGAAACCACGAAGTGCACTCACAGGATAGTCAACTGGATACACTCGCGTAGGGTCCCGCTTTTTCGCTCGAAGGACCAATGTTCGGGGTTGGGATAGATAAACAAGAGATCAAGAAAGGATATTCCTGTATTGCATAGATCTATTACTATAACTAAAATGGGATATGAGATCGAGTCACGCGCTCGGTGAGATGTCGCGACGTGAACTaaactttattacattattcaaaagtaataattaatcaaagatGCAGAGTTGCATTATTATCTAAGTTGCATAGTAGGTAATAAGTCAACACACGCTGTACGGGCGTTGACCCGTAcagtatgcttaataaagaatttgaatttgaatctaTCACGTGCTGTATAAcattagtattattttatacgcAGTAGTATCAGATGAAAAAATGTGGGTGCATTTGCTTCAAAAACCTTATATTTGTTTTCACCTACATCTAAATTCATAAGTCTCAAACTCACCTCGTATTCATCGTCAATGCTCATCAGAACATCAAAGGCGCCGCCCATGACCAGGCCATCTGAGTCTTCCCCTTGAAATCCCATCACCAGGGCCTTCTCATTTAATCCCTGATTCTCGAAGTCAGGACAGCTTTTGACACCATCTACAAACCGCGGTGCACAACAAACCTACAAAAATACAGTGTACTTTTGGTTTGCAAAATGAGGCTAAAATAATTTACCTtgaaaccatagacataatcaTACTATAAAGTAGACAGTAGATATAATATTCTGAACATGGGAATCATTACCAGTAAATAGCTAATTATAAATAGTTATTTATTGGTTGTTGACCACCAGTAAAAAATTGGGTTACGTAGttactattttttacttattgtcAAACAAGTAggtaattcttaattttatcaatattattattttttaacccgtcgatcgtgggaaaacgagacacaatagaatttctattgagTCTCGGTCAACGGTGactgtatggggcttgatgaattactTACATCTTCATCGTCGTCCGCCACTGTATTTTGGACGATAGCAAAAAGTACCGTAACAAATAATATAGCATAATTCATGTTTATTAGCGGACCCAGACAGAAAAAAAGAGTAAATGTAGATACgtagaaaataatgttttatacaTCGCCAGATAGGGATCAGTGGTGGTAACAATAGTTTGTTGGATTATTATTCATGTTCGACATCGCGTGTGCTGTATTACTCTATTGATACTGAAACGGCTGGCCGACATGCCACGGTGTTTTGAATCACTTTAATAGGTCCATCAAGGTCATTAACGTGTTATTTAATATCAGTTTCATTAACACTATCATTTACATCATACGTCCTTAGATTGTCTgctaatttgaatattttgtggCTGAAACCTATTCTGTATTTTTATTGAAGGCAGATTATTACGATCGATAGAGTAATCTGTCTTATGAAACAGTTGGTAATTTTACGAATGCCTCGATAGCTTATCCTGTAAAGTAAAAGCACAGGACGTAAAAGCATAGGAAGGAAGTCGTTAAAACGTAAAAGTACGATGTATCAAATTCCTAAATTAACCTGCGACTGAAATGAGGAAAGCGAAATAAATACAGAAAGAATTTTACGACGAATAATAAGTGTTCGTCAGAACAATCGTAAAATGGCGTTTTCCTCAATTCATTATCGGTATTGATAATGCAAATGGAATAAAAACAGGAGCAGATGAAAAATACATTGGGATTGTACCCAATATCCTCGTGTACACAGACAAATGGGGCGCATACAGCGACTATATCACTTCCGATATAGTAGTTTCATGTAAATGGTGCCTACTTTTAAACTGCCGTAATTTTTAGATTCCGATTGGAGTTTCCCCTCCTCGTATTTGTTATCTCCCCGAAATGAACGAATGTATGCGCGTTTATGATTTAATGCCGCTCCTAACTTTTGCacgttaaatattttatcactctTTACCGTGATTGTTTTTGTAGCGTTTTCCTGGTATATTGAATAACTTTTTATTGGTGCATAATgtttttttcccggaaaagcaattatttttgcaattattatttacatcgtAAAATGAATTCTTGCCGGACCTCATTTAATACTCCATCGCAAAACGCTGACTACAGCGTTATTTTGCTGAGCCGAACCTGAATAGAACATAGACAATAAAACTGAAGACaataaaatttttcacttcaaTTATGAGATTTTATTTCATTAGAATCAGCAACATAAACAATATTGGTATGCATTCGACCGTAAACTTCAAACGAACACAAGAACGCCATTACCCGGGCCAAATTAGAAAAGGCCTTATAAAATTTCAGGTCAACAGTCGCACATAACTTTGGAAGggtaaatgatttaattatgcgCATAGAATTGTCAGCGTGACACTTAACTCGATTGCCAGTGACACCTATGCAAATGTGCGTTACGACTAATTGAATATCTTTGTTCGTTGATGGGGAGCCTTGATGATTATGAGGCCCTATCATGACGACTACGCTGCCGAAATGTGTGAATACTAAGTTGGGCCGGTGGGAATAGAGGCTTAAGTAAAACAGAGAGTGTAAAGTGACGTATGTGACTGTAGAGGACAATCTAGACGCGACTTTGTTATTGATTTCGATTCCAACTaagaattttaatgaaacagcCATGTTttata
This genomic window from Aricia agestis chromosome 2, ilAriAges1.1, whole genome shotgun sequence contains:
- the LOC121738548 gene encoding uncharacterized protein LOC121738548 isoform X2; amino-acid sequence: MTTLLKAGGFNLRKWRSNLLELSDIPIDLQKEEFYFKQPESTKALGLRWNPKSDIFIFHPIEIRTDDAPTKRQLLSEISKIFDPLGWLSPVTIKLKILFQETWKTELTWDQTVPRDIALEWNNIKADLPHISQFKIPRWIRTQESDVIELHGFCDASTKAYACVVYCRILRNDIAQISLVAGKSRVVPLKKSQSIPRLELCGALLLTKLMEKIISSLSSYQVQVYGWVDSMAVLGWLKGDPEKWKPFVATRVRKICDVIPRDNWRYVKSKENSADCASRSLSAAQLAEHSLWWKGPSWLPSFDPENYPVDVSYDTTEDLRKKKLVNIATTNFNTSIIKQLLNKISKLRTVIRVIAYVNKFIDIYLHRNNNVTYLTLQDLKRATNMLIKQVQQEYFFKEISHLQNGESLNNKSQILNLNPILDADGILRVGGRLKHSHLSPDIKHPIIIPNQSKLADLIMCVKCRKNEPILKNQLMGDLPPSRIIPSRPFYHTGLDYTGHILVKANKGRGIKTTKGYVAVFVCMVTKAIHLELVSDLTASAFIAALRRMSARKGLPGHLYSDQGTNFIGANKILRQEYSEISRILSSQDNLAAISEMNIEWHFNAPSWPSAGGLWEAAVKSLKHHLKRVVGEQKLTYEEYSTLLSQLEACLNSRPLCPLSEDPEDINFLTPAHFLASGPNLTLYDTESDLRTRWYLVQKIYNDIWTQWKNEYLTQLSTRAKWRKSQKNLNLNDIVIIKDENLPPGKWALGRVVEIHPGTDGLVRVVTLKTKNGLLKRPIVKLALLPVNETSNPSPDKEQEKNSN
- the LOC121738548 gene encoding uncharacterized protein LOC121738548 isoform X1; this translates as MTTLLKAGGFNLRKWRSNLLELSDIPIDLQKEEFYFKQPESTKALGLRWNPKSDIFIFHPIEIRTDDAPTKRQLLSEISKIFDPLGWLSPVTIKLKILFQETWKTELTWDQTVPRDIALEWNNIKADLPHISQFKIPRWIRTQESDVIELHGFCDASTKAYACVVYCRILRNDIAQISLVAGKSRVVPLKKSQSIPRLELCGALLLTKLMEKIISSLSSYQVQVYGWVDSMAVLGWLKGDPEKWKPFVATRVRKICDVIPRDNWRYVKSKENSADCASRSLSAAQLAEHSLWWKGPSWLPSFDPENYPVDVSYDTTEDLRKKKLVNIATTNFNTSIIKQLLNKISKLRTVIRVIAYVNKFIDIYLHRNNNVTYLTLQDLKRATNMLIKQVQQEYFFKEISHLQNGESLNNKSQILNLNPILDADGILRVGGRLKHSHLSPDIKHPIIIPNQSKLADLRMCVKCRKNEPILKNQLMGDLPPSRIIPSRPFYHTGLDYTGHILVKANKGRGIKTTKGYVAVFVCMVTKAIHLELVSDLTASAFIAALRRMSARKGLPGHLYSDQGTNFIGANKILRQEYSEISRILSSQDNLAAISEMNIEWHFNAPSWPSAGGLWEAAVKSLKHHLKRVVGEQKLTYEEYSTLLSQLEACLNSRPLCPLSEDPEDINFLTPAHFLASGPNLTLYDTESDLRTRWYLVQKIYNDIWTQWKNEYLTQLSTRAKWRKSQKNLNLNDIVIIKDENLPPGKWALGRVVEIHPGTDGLVRVVTLKTKNGLLKRPIVKLALLPVNETSNPSPDKEQEKNSN